In the genome of Bradyrhizobium ottawaense, the window GAGCGGACGCGGGTCAGATCGAGCACGGTAAAGCGCGACAGGGCTTCCGAGGCATGCGGAAAGGGCATTTTGAGAGGCTCCGGGACAGATTGCGGGCCTACCATAGTGCCGAAAGACCATGCGACAAGCCGGCCCGGCGCCGATGCCGCCTACCGAAATGCCATGCCTGATGCGGTGCCCGAGCGATCAGCGCGACAGGCGCTTCAACTCCGTGCGTGCCTGCTCGGCCAGGGGATCATCGCCGTGGCGCGCAATGAAGAGCTCGAGCGCCTCCCGCGTTCCCTTGCGGCGGGCGGCTTCGTATTCCTCTGCCACGGCAACGGCGGGATCGCGGGCCATCGGCATGGAGGGCGCACGCGCCGCCTTGCCGCTGTCGTCCGCCTTGGCCTTGTCCACCATGACAGGCAGTCCTCCGAAGGTTTGATGACCCTGTCCCGCAAGCGCCATCAAGGCGCCAAACAGACCGGCCATGATTGAACGTCGTTTCATGAAACCCTGCAAATTATGGTGCCGCAGGAACCGAGGCTGTTGTTGCGCCCCGTATGACTACGGGATCTGATGGCTAACACAGTCTTATGGAAGAGGGGCAGGCGGAGCTGCCCAATTTAAACCAAACGTTTAACTCTCACGCTAGAATCATGTGCTTTCGTCCCGAATCGCACGCGACGCGTTGCTCTGGAGAGTCCATTGGCTACCGCTGTTAATGTCAGTGCCACCAACAACGCCGAGATCGACGGCCTGCTGTCCGGCTACAAATGGACCGGCACGATCACCTACAGTTTTCCTGACGCATCCAGCGACTACCCCAATCCTTATTACGGCGGCAGCAGCGAGCCGACCACTTCGGGCTTTTCCTCGGCGCCCACCCAGATCCAGGCGGCCATCAACTACGCGATCGGGCTGATCCTCAGTTACACCAACGCCGACGTCCAGTATGCGGGCACGAACGGCGCCGACATCATGATCGCGCAGTCGCCGGCGGCCAATCCGACCGCCTACGCCTACTATCCCGGCAATTACGCGTCCGGCGGCGACATCTGGTTCGGCACCCAATACAATTTCTCGCTGGCCAAGCTCGGCAATTATTACTTCACCACCGCGCTGCACGAGCTCGGCCATGCCTTCGGCCTCAAGCACAGCCAGGAGGCCGGCGGCCCGGCCAACGTCGCGGTGCCGAGCGCGCATGACGACAGCGAATACACCGTCATGAGCTATCGCAGCTATGTCGGCGGTTCGACCACGTCCGGCTACACCAATGAAGCGTACGGATATTCGCAGACCTATATGGCCAACGATATCCTCGCGCTGCAGACGATGTACGGCGCGGACTACACGACCCAGAGCGGCAGCACCGTCTACACCTGGAATCCGACCACCGGGCAGGAGTTCATCAACGGTGTCGGGCAGCTCGCGCCGGGCGGCGGCGTCGGCGGCTCGGCCAACCGCATCTACGAGACGGTCTGGGACGGCGGCGGCGTCGATACCTACGACCTGTCGAACTACACGACGAGCCTGAGCATCAATCTCAATCCCGGCGCCTCGTCGGTGTTCTCCTCCGTGCAACTGGCGTATCTGGGCAACGGCCATTACGCATCGGGCAACGTCTACAACGCCTATCTCTATGGCGGCGACGCACGCTCCTACATCGACAACGCCATCGGCGGATCCGGCAACGACGCCATCGTCGGCAACGCCATCGCCAACACGCTGAACGGCGGCGGCGGCAACGACACGATCACCGGCGGGGCGGGCAACGACACCATCATCGGCGGCTCGGGCACCGACACCGCGGTGTATTCGGGCAGCCGGGCCAACTACACGGTCTCGTACAACGCAGCGACACAGACCTTCACTCTGACCGACTTGCGCAGTGGCTCACCCGACGGCACCGACACCGTCACCGGCGTCGAGTATTTCCAGTTCGGGGGCGTCGCGGTCGCCAGTTCCACTCTCGTGCCGACCGCGGTCGAGGCGTTCGGATCGACCAGCGTGGTTCTGACGAATGGCAATTATTACTTGAACAACATCTCCACCGGCGCCGGGCCTGTCCTGAAGTTCGGGGGCGCCGTGGTCAACGTGGCCGATTACGGCACGTGGTCGGTCATTGCCGCCGAGCAAGTGTCGGGCGGCGGCTACGATGTGGTCTGGAAGAATTCGGCGAACGCGCACTATTCCGTCTGGAGCACGGACAGCACCGGCAACTTCCTGACGACCCTCGCCGCAGCCCCGGAAGTGCTGGGGACCGACGCGTCTCTTCAGGCGCTTGAGCCGACGCTGCAACAGGATCTCAACGGCGACGGCACGACCGGGGTCCCCGGCGTCGTCGTGGTCAGCGGCGCCACGGTCGAGGCGTTCGGATCGACCAAAACGGTCCTGTCGGGTGGAAACTATTACCTGGCCGACATCTCGACCGGCACCGGCCCCACCCTGAAATATGCCGGGGCTACGGTGATCGCAGCCAATTTCGGCACGTGGTCGGTCATTGCCGCCGAGCAGGTGGCGGGCGGCGGTTATGACGTCGTCTGGAAGAATTCGGCCAATGCCCACTATTCCGTCTGGAGCACCGACAGCACCGGCAACTTCCAGACGACGCTTGCCGCCGCTCCCGAAGTGCTGGGGACCGATGCGTCCCTGCAGGCACTGGAGCCGACGCTCCATCAGGACCTCAACGGCGACGGCACGACCGGGGTCCCCGTCGTCCCCGTCGCCAGCGGCGTCACGGTCGAGGCGTTCGGATCGACCAAGACGGTCCTGTCAGGTGGCAACTATTATTTGACCGACATCTCATCCGGCACCGGCCCCGTCCTGAAATACGCCGGGGCTACGGTGATCGCAGCGAATTTCGGCACGTGGTCGGTCATTGCCGCCGAGCAGGTGGCGGGCGGTGGTTATGACGTCGTCTGGAAGAATTCGGCGAATGCGCATTATTCCGTCTGGAGCACGGACAGCAGCGGCAACTTCCTGACGACCCTCGCCGCGGCCCCGGAAGTGCTGGGGACCGATGCGTCCCTGCAGGCACTGGAGCCGACACTCCATCAGGATCTCAACGGCGACGGCACGACCGGCGTCCCCGTCGTCAGCGGCGTCACGGTCGAGGCGCTCGGATCGACCAAGACGGTCCTGTCAGGTGGCAACTATTATTTGACCGACATCTCATCCGGCACCGGTCCCACTCTGAAATATGCCGGGGCAACGGTGATCGCGGCGAATTTCGGCACGTGGTCGGTCATTGCCGCCGAGCAGGTGTCGGGAGGCGGTTATGACGTCGTCTGGAAGAATTCGGCGAACGCGCATTATTCCGTCTGGAGCACCGACAGCACCGGCAACTTCCAGACGACCCTTGCCGCCGCCCCCGAAGTGCTGGGGACCGATGCGTCCCTGCAGGCACTGGAGCCGACCCTCCATCAGGATCTCAACGGCGACGGCACGACCGGGGTCCCCATCCTCGGCGGCGTCACGGTCGAGGCGCTCGGATCGACCAAAACGATCCTGTCAGGTGGCAACTATTATTTGGCCGACATCTCGACCGGCACCGGCCCCGTCCTGAAATACGCCGGGGCTACGGTGATCGCGGCGAATTTCGGCACCTGGTCGGTCACTGCCGCCGAGCAGGTGTCGGGCGGCGGTTATGACGTGGTCTGGAAGAACTCGGCAAACGCCCATTACTCCGTGTGGAGCACGGACAGCACCGGCAACTTCCTCACCACGCTCGCGGCGGCGCCCGAGGTGCTGGGGAATGATCCTTCGCTGAAGGCGCTGGAGCCGACGCTTCACCAGGACCTCAATGGCGACGGCGCCGTCGGCGCAGCGCCGCCCGCGACTGCGGGGCTCGGCACCTCAGGTGATGGTTTTGCGTTCAATTTCACTGAGAGCGGAATCTCATCGGCCGTCCCGTCCGAGCTGCCGGACGCCATGCCCGCGCCGGCCAGTACGCAGACTGCAGAGCAGTGGACTCAACCGGCGGGAAGCCACGACGCGGCTGTGATCGACATTCTGACCGAGTTTTTTCACAACCTGCACGAACATGGCTTCCTGCTGAGCTGACGGCACGCTTCGCGTCGAATCGACGCAGCGCGGGCGATCCATCCTGTCAGGGCAGGCGGATCGCATCGTTACGAGGTTGGCGACGCCGTAGGCGCATTCATGGCGTAAGATTCCCCATAAAATGTACACGTCAAATTGAACCTTGCCTGTTCCGGCACGACCACTAGAAAGCTCGCCGTCCGTCGCGCAACAGTTGCGTGATGCGAAGTGGCAAGAAGCCTGCTTCCGTTTTTCCCAATAGCGTTGCGTATCCAATCATTTGAACACGAAGGCCGTACTGCGAGCGCCGAAAGCGGCAGGGGGAAGTTTCAGCGAAATATCGACAATGATGCCGTAGGGCTGCGCGACGCGCGGGCTGCTGCGGCGAAGACTTGTGCATGGCCAACAAGCTGGGATTCCAGCTCAATATCGGGAGAAAGAGAAATGCGTCGAATTGCACTCTTGGCTCTGATTGCAGGATTGTTCGTGCCGGTGATTGCGTCGCAACCGGCTCATGCCCAGGCCACCAGAACGTGGGTGTCCGGCGTGGGCGATGACGCCAACCCCTGCAGCCGCACCGCCCCGTGCAAGACCTTTCCAGGGGCGATCTCGAAGACGGCGGCGGGCGGCGAGATCAATTGTCTCGACTCCGGCGGGTTCGGCGTCGTGACCATCACCAAGGCGATCTCGATCTATTGCGAAGGGGTTGTCGGCGGCATCCTCGCAGCGGGTAGCTCCGGCGTCATCATCAACGCGGCCGCGACCGATCACGTCGTGCTGCGCGGCCTGGACATCGACGGATTCGGAACCGGCATCAAGGGCGTCAACATCCTCCAGGCGGCCTCGGTGGTCATCGAGCATTGCTTCATCAGGAACTTCAACAGCGCGGGCGGCGTCGGCGTCTTCGTCAACCCGTTGAACTTCAATTCGATGCTGATGATCCGCGACAGCGTGATCTCGCACAACGGCACCGCCGCCGACGGCGCCGGGATCAGCATCAATACGAACGGCGGCAGTTCGCGGAGCCTGATCAACAACACGGCCATCCACAAGAACTTCGTCGGCGTGAGCGTGCAGGGATCGGCCAACGTCCAGATCAACAACACCAACATCTCGGAGAATCTGGGTACGGGCGTCGCCCTTACCGGTGGTGCGGGAGTGCGAATCGGCCGCTCGGTGATCGTCAACAATCTGGGGGCGGCGACCTCCGGCAATGTGCTGTCCTATCTGGATAACCAGATCAACGGCAACGCGCCGGACACGACGCCGGCTACTGCTGGCGGGTACCACTAGTCCGCAACTGCTCGTGAATTTCTTCTGGCAACGTGAAATCTTCAGTTCAATTTGGGAGGTTGAAATGCGTCGTATTGCTCTATGGGCTCTCTTGGCGGGATTGGTTTTGCCGTTCGCCGTGTCGCAGCCGGCTCATGCCCAGGCGACCAGAACGTGGGTTTCCGGTGTCGGCGATGACGTCAATCCGTGCAGCCGCACCGCGCCGTGCAAGACCTTCGCCGGCGCGATTTCGAAGACCGCCGCGGGCGGCGAGATCAACTGCCTCGATTCCGCGGGCTTCGGCACGGTGACCATCACCAAGGCGATGACGATCTATTGCGAAGGTGTCGTCGGCAGCATCCTTGGGTCCGGCACCAACGGCGTCAACATCAACGCTGCGGCGACCGATCACATCGTGCTGCGCGGCCTCGACATCGAAGGTGCCGGCACCGGCGTCAAAGGCGTCAACATCCTCCAGGCGGCCTCGGTCGTCATCGAGCATTGCTTCATCAGGGACTTCAACGGCGCGTCGGGAACTGGCATCTTCTCCAATCCGGTGAATTTCAACTCGATGCTCATGATCCGGGACAGCGTGATCTCGCACAATGGCACAGCGGCTGCTGGCGCGGGGATCAGCATCAACACCAATGGCGGGAGCACCCGCGTGCTGATCAACAACACGGCTATTCACAACAACTTCGTCGGCCTGAACGTGCAGGGATCGTCCAACGTCCAGGTCAACAACAGCAACATCTCGGAGAATCTGAGCACGGGCTTTGCCCTCAGCGGCACTGCGGGAGCCCGGATCGGCCGTTCGGTGATCGTCAACAATCTCGGCGCAGCCACGACCGGCAACGTGCTGTCCTATCTGGATAACCAGATCAACGGTAACGCTCCGGACACGACACCGGCTACCGCGGGCGGATATCACTAGAGCATGAGCGTGTAGCCGTCTTTCGAAACGGCCATGCTCAAGCAACGAACCAAGGCGCGATGACGCTCCGGTCTCATCGCAGTTTGGCATCGGGTTCAATCGACGAGCTTCGGGCGCCAGGCGCCCGAAGCCTTTTTTTGTGGCCGGTACGCACTATGGATTTCGGGATGCCTACGGACTAGTCTGGCTTTGCGTGCAAGGAGAGCAGGTGGGATGCAGACCCTCGACAGCCCGGATCCCAGGTTTTGCCGTGCGGCGCCGCAGGCGCGCGGTTTTTGGCGACGGGCGGGGTGGGGTTGTGCCGCCATCCTGCTGACGCTGGCCTTCGCAATCCCGGCCCATGCCCAATCGTTCCGCCAGGGCGTCTCCGCTTTCCATCGTCAGGACTATGTCACGGCATCCCGCATCTTTATTCCGCTCGCCGAGCGGGGCAACGCGGCTGCCCAGTCCTATCTCGGTTTCCTGTTCGAGACCGGCCGCGGCGTGCCGCAGAACTACACGGAAGCCGCGATGTGGTACCGGCGCGCGGCGGAGCAGGGCGACAGCCGCGCTCAATATTCGCTGGGCCTGCTCTACGACCGCGGCCAAGGCGTGCCGCAGGACATCGTCGAAGCCTCCAAATGGCTCAATCTGTCCACGGCCGCGGCACCTCCGCCGGCGCGCGAGGCGCGAGCCAGGATCCGCGATGCCGTCACCACCAAGATGACGCGCGGAGAGATCGCCCAGGCCCGTCTGCGGGCGCTGGAATGGGCGCCGAGCCGCGAGCACTGAGCGCCAGGTAAAATCCGCAGAGCGCGCGCCGTCAGGTAAGTCCTTGAAAACGCTGTCCCCGCCTACTGTGCATGGGGTTGTTTTCGCGTTTTGATGTGAGCAGGGTCGGTTTGATCCCGATCCCCGCCGTCAGCCCGGCCAGCCGCCGAGCCAGTTCGTGTACCAGGTCTCGCCCAGCCAGCCGATCCAGATCGCCGGCGCCAGAAACAGCCCGAACGGCAGGAAGGCTGTGGCGCGCAGCCGCTTCCGCCGCAGGGCCGCACCGACGACATAGGCGCCGATCGCCAGCAACGCCGCGAGCTCGATCACCGCGACCACGGTCGCAAGGTCGAGCCAGGCGCCACAGACCGCGGCGAGCTTGACGTCGCCGAGCCCCAGCCCGTCGCGGCCGCGCCAGCGGCGGTAGAACACCATCAGCAGCAGCAGCGGCAGGCCTGTGGCTGCGGCGCGTGTCAGCGGCCAGAGCAGCGCCTCCGCGCCGAGATCGGGCACGAACGCGCCAGCACGGAGCAGCGCGAGCGCGAAGGCGGCGCCCGTCAGCTCGTTCGGAATGCGGTAGTGGCGCGCATCGTTCGCCGCGATCGCAAGCATCAGGGCGGCCAGGAACGCGCCGTACAGGCCTTCGGCGCCCGGCGCAGTCACGAGGCTTGCGAACACGCCGAGCAGCAGGGCGATGGCGAGCGCAGCGCCCGTCGCGACCTCCGCCGCCTGATCCGTCACGCCCTAGCGCGCCGCCTTGGGCGGGTTCACGGTGACCACGGGATTGCTGGTGCCGACCAGGCGGCTGTTCATCTTGCTGCGCATTTCCTCCGCAATGACGTGCGCATCGACGCCGTCCTTGATGACGGTCGGGCGGATGAACAGGATCAGCTCGGTGCGAGCGCGCGTCGTGCCCTGGTGCGAGAACGCATCGCCCACGCCGGGTATGGAATCGAGGATCGGAATGCCCTGGCGTTGCCTGTTCTCGGTCTCGCTGATCAGGCCGGCGAGCAGCACGGTCTGGCCGCTCGTCACCGCGATCGAGCTCTTGACCCGGCGCTGCGAGATCGTCGGCGTCAGCGAACCTGTGCTGCCGGCCGCGACGCTCGAGATCTCCTGCTCGATGTCGAGCACGACGTTGCCGTTGGCGTTGGCGCGCGGGAGCACGCGCAGGATGATGCCGGTGTTCTTGTAGTCGATGGTGTTGACGACGGTGTTGTTCGCGGTCAGCACGGTCGCGGTGCCGGTCGAGAACGGCACCTGGTCGCCGACCTGCAAGGTCGCCGGCTGGTTGTCCAGCACGACCAGCGACGGGTTGGACAGCACCTTGACAGTGGTGACGTTGTGGAGCGCATCGAGCACCACGCGCGGGGAGTTTTCCGCCCCGATCAGAAAGTTGAACCCGGGCAGCGCGCGGCCGAGCAGCGCGCCGGCGGCGG includes:
- a CDS encoding tetratricopeptide repeat protein → MQTLDSPDPRFCRAAPQARGFWRRAGWGCAAILLTLAFAIPAHAQSFRQGVSAFHRQDYVTASRIFIPLAERGNAAAQSYLGFLFETGRGVPQNYTEAAMWYRRAAEQGDSRAQYSLGLLYDRGQGVPQDIVEASKWLNLSTAAAPPPAREARARIRDAVTTKMTRGEIAQARLRALEWAPSREH
- a CDS encoding right-handed parallel beta-helix repeat-containing protein gives rise to the protein MARSLLPFFPIALRIQSFEHEGRTASAESGRGKFQRNIDNDAVGLRDARAAAAKTCAWPTSWDSSSISGEREMRRIALLALIAGLFVPVIASQPAHAQATRTWVSGVGDDANPCSRTAPCKTFPGAISKTAAGGEINCLDSGGFGVVTITKAISIYCEGVVGGILAAGSSGVIINAAATDHVVLRGLDIDGFGTGIKGVNILQAASVVIEHCFIRNFNSAGGVGVFVNPLNFNSMLMIRDSVISHNGTAADGAGISINTNGGSSRSLINNTAIHKNFVGVSVQGSANVQINNTNISENLGTGVALTGGAGVRIGRSVIVNNLGAATSGNVLSYLDNQINGNAPDTTPATAGGYH
- a CDS encoding right-handed parallel beta-helix repeat-containing protein, producing the protein MRRIALWALLAGLVLPFAVSQPAHAQATRTWVSGVGDDVNPCSRTAPCKTFAGAISKTAAGGEINCLDSAGFGTVTITKAMTIYCEGVVGSILGSGTNGVNINAAATDHIVLRGLDIEGAGTGVKGVNILQAASVVIEHCFIRDFNGASGTGIFSNPVNFNSMLMIRDSVISHNGTAAAGAGISINTNGGSTRVLINNTAIHNNFVGLNVQGSSNVQVNNSNISENLSTGFALSGTAGARIGRSVIVNNLGAATTGNVLSYLDNQINGNAPDTTPATAGGYH
- a CDS encoding M10 family metallopeptidase C-terminal domain-containing protein, producing the protein MATAVNVSATNNAEIDGLLSGYKWTGTITYSFPDASSDYPNPYYGGSSEPTTSGFSSAPTQIQAAINYAIGLILSYTNADVQYAGTNGADIMIAQSPAANPTAYAYYPGNYASGGDIWFGTQYNFSLAKLGNYYFTTALHELGHAFGLKHSQEAGGPANVAVPSAHDDSEYTVMSYRSYVGGSTTSGYTNEAYGYSQTYMANDILALQTMYGADYTTQSGSTVYTWNPTTGQEFINGVGQLAPGGGVGGSANRIYETVWDGGGVDTYDLSNYTTSLSINLNPGASSVFSSVQLAYLGNGHYASGNVYNAYLYGGDARSYIDNAIGGSGNDAIVGNAIANTLNGGGGNDTITGGAGNDTIIGGSGTDTAVYSGSRANYTVSYNAATQTFTLTDLRSGSPDGTDTVTGVEYFQFGGVAVASSTLVPTAVEAFGSTSVVLTNGNYYLNNISTGAGPVLKFGGAVVNVADYGTWSVIAAEQVSGGGYDVVWKNSANAHYSVWSTDSTGNFLTTLAAAPEVLGTDASLQALEPTLQQDLNGDGTTGVPGVVVVSGATVEAFGSTKTVLSGGNYYLADISTGTGPTLKYAGATVIAANFGTWSVIAAEQVAGGGYDVVWKNSANAHYSVWSTDSTGNFQTTLAAAPEVLGTDASLQALEPTLHQDLNGDGTTGVPVVPVASGVTVEAFGSTKTVLSGGNYYLTDISSGTGPVLKYAGATVIAANFGTWSVIAAEQVAGGGYDVVWKNSANAHYSVWSTDSSGNFLTTLAAAPEVLGTDASLQALEPTLHQDLNGDGTTGVPVVSGVTVEALGSTKTVLSGGNYYLTDISSGTGPTLKYAGATVIAANFGTWSVIAAEQVSGGGYDVVWKNSANAHYSVWSTDSTGNFQTTLAAAPEVLGTDASLQALEPTLHQDLNGDGTTGVPILGGVTVEALGSTKTILSGGNYYLADISTGTGPVLKYAGATVIAANFGTWSVTAAEQVSGGGYDVVWKNSANAHYSVWSTDSTGNFLTTLAAAPEVLGNDPSLKALEPTLHQDLNGDGAVGAAPPATAGLGTSGDGFAFNFTESGISSAVPSELPDAMPAPASTQTAEQWTQPAGSHDAAVIDILTEFFHNLHEHGFLLS
- a CDS encoding prepilin peptidase, with translation MTDQAAEVATGAALAIALLLGVFASLVTAPGAEGLYGAFLAALMLAIAANDARHYRIPNELTGAAFALALLRAGAFVPDLGAEALLWPLTRAAATGLPLLLLMVFYRRWRGRDGLGLGDVKLAAVCGAWLDLATVVAVIELAALLAIGAYVVGAALRRKRLRATAFLPFGLFLAPAIWIGWLGETWYTNWLGGWPG